The Lineus longissimus chromosome 6, tnLinLong1.2, whole genome shotgun sequence sequence TTTCGATTGTCGAAAGTTTGTCACAGGTATTATTGTTGGGATTCTTACAATCGATATATACGTCAATGTCCACAAGTACAtaccaaaaaattattttatgaCCAGTGGTATATATACTTGTTTGGTCGCGAAGCTCACATATCAATAATAAAACTTCAAGGAAATCCAACCAGTAGATTGCGCTCTAGAGTCCAGAACAATGTGGACAAAACATTTACTGTTATAGACATTAGGTCGTGAGTAAAATTTGTCTGTtcataccaaattggaaaagaaTTGTTTTAGGCTTGCTGTTCGATGGAGAGAGAGTTCAGAATAACAACCGCTGGCTGTATTACTCCTGTGTGGAGTTCCAGGATGACCGAGGCACCAACGCAATCCTTCCGCCAATGATGATTGGGAAAGCTTGTCTGACAGATCAACGGTTGCTCCTGTTATCTGCCGAGAGAGCAATGAGTAAGTAAAGGCAtcaatgttttgatattgttGCGTATTTTTTTGGCGTATTCGAAAACACTGGATCGAAAAAAAAACTGGACTGGATTGGACTGGACTGTGACTCATTGTTTTCCACCGCCTGGTTCATATTCAAATAGTCATCTCAGCCAATCGGAGCAGGCTGGCAAACTCCTCCGGGGATGCCCACGACACACTTTCACTGCACCAGAAAAGCAAGATCTGTTACTTAGCGCTTTAAAGGCCAATTACTCTACCCCCTGACTCTGGGCCAACACTAAACATAGATAGTCTGCCGCGTTCTCCCTACTCCTGGCCTTTCGCCACTTTCCCCAAGCAGAAGTCATGGaggacttcctgtcaggtgacaggttATGACCAATCAAAACTCCCCTATGTGACCATGGCCACGCTGTCTGCGCCGAACAAGCTTGATAGACCTATTCTTATTGGTCACCACCCGTCAGGAAGTCCCAAATTGCTGCTTCATGAGAAAAGTAGCGAATAGCAGTTTGAATTTGCTGCTGTTTTACCTGGCCTGACCACACGTTTTGATAATAGGacatcttatgacaacatgtttACTAGAAAGATGCAACATCTATGAGCACATCAGTGGAAAATAATCTTAATTATTCTACAAACACACTAAAAGAGCTGCCGCCTGGAACAGAGGTCGGTACAGCATCTGAATTAGCTGTTTTTCATGAAGTCGATCTTTGAAAAATACTTATAAAATATGTTGTTGATTCGATTATTTTCAAAAGCCAAGAGTTGCGTCTGTGAGCACGAACAAAATCTATGAGTTGCGCAAGTCGGTCACGTGGGGAATCAAATGTTCCATTGTCTatacatcctggcaccagttgttttcaatatacatgtactctgcctctcgatatacgacgtaggagtaaaaaaaacTGATCTCAGGATGTTGTTTATATTGATTTCACATCCGCAAATTCGCCACTTTTTCTCAAGCAGAAATCTTGTaggacttcctgtcaggtgacaggttttgaccaatcaaaaccccaGTATATGAGATCATAGCCGTGCTGTCTGGTGCCGAAAAAGCATGATTGCCctcatctgattggtcaatacctgtcaaGAAGTCAGCGAAGGTCGTAAATTCTGGTCGAATCTTCGAAGATGGCAATAATCGTCTGTCTTCACATTTGAGCCTCAACCGGGCTAAATGCGGATAAATTCGGGAAAAAAATTCCGCACCCGGGGCCCGGGCCAGAGTTCGACTGAACGCCCCCcgccgccagagttggcggcAAGAAGATTCCGGTGAGCGTACACGTGGCGGTTGACTTCTCTGGacgccggagttggcgtccagtgtgctgctgGGATTCAcccatcttttttcttcttctccagaTGCTAGTTTCACCAAGTATGGAGACCCGAAGACGACCTCAGGCGGTTATGATGTTGAGACTTTGTTGACGGACAACATCCATTACAAGCCGATCCCACTCAGCAGTTTTTACAGCATTGAGTTGCATATCGCGTCTAGCTCAAAGAGTGGAGTGCAAATACATGCTAAACCACCACTACTATGTTTCTTCTGCAGTTGTCTCGGGGTAAGCTAATGAAACCATGGCTCTAGTTTGAAGGGCAAGGGTCGGTCTGCAGAACGGCCTCGCAGACGTCGCTAACAGAGAGAACCTGCCATTTCTGGTAGTTTTTGATTATTGAAAAAATACAACTACTGTAATATTGTACAATACAACTGGCATACGACAAACAGTCCACTTATTCGCTATattaacatgcagcgatcgtttaaaaaaaaatctatggtggtcttgtctcatacttTGAACTTTACAATTTCATTACAGTGTCCCAAACAGTGGATCTCAGAAAATCCTAATTCGTCTAACGACAACAGGCGTGTTCTCACCTTAGGCGCCACCCTTCCTCCGTGGGGCACGAGATCCTTCATTCGAATCCATTTGAACCCGAGCATGCCGCTTGTTGTTGCCAGGGACTTCGTTTCCTGCTTGCAGTGTTATTCAAGGAATCTCCACTATGGATCGTGCCCACCAGGCACCTAAGAACCTGGTTAGGTGGGGTCATACCATTGCGTTccggtacctatgtttcccAATATACCCAGGTACCCATGTTTCTAAGTACCTTTGTTTCCCAATACCCAGTTACCTATGTTTCCCGATACCTATATTTCCTGGTACCTATACGTTTCCaggtatgtatgtatgtttccCGCTGTATAATTACAAAGAACCGATCACAACCATGGCTGCCACGAGTATGGCTGtcgggagtggacaaaattaCCACCAAGATCAGCTGTCAATGGCATTGAtagggtgagggggggggggggttaaaccCAATGCATTTGCTGACTCTGATGTTGTAGTCCCGCTCTCTACATTGCATGTGACTTGCCACCCAATGCCAACTGGAAAGGCTTGTAATCACTGGTGTCGAGTATCAAATCCCTCATATAGCCTAATTTACGGTCTAAAAGTCATAAGATAAGATACgataaactttattttcatcgGTATTTGATACATAAAAACGTGAGCTATAGAGGACTCTTTAGACCGATATCAAACATTGGTAAAAGAACAACAAATATAATAGAACATAAACCGATAACATATAGAATAGATCATTGATTACTTTATTTATGGTAAAACAAAACTGAtgttgatttctatttttaATTCTATTTCAAAGGAACTCATgtattaaaaatccctcatatAACCCAATTTATGGTCTAAATATCTTGTATCAAATCCCTCATTGCCTAATTTACGGTCTAGATGTCATGTATCAAATCCCACATTCAGTCAAAATTACGGTCTAGATGTCATGTTTTAATGCCTCATATGGCCTAAATTACGGTCTATGTCATGTTTTTAATGCCACATATGGCCTAAATTACggtctagacgcaagggcccaaagcgccgcgtagcggcaaaaaagcgaagctggcgaaacatttataacgggtcaccgtcacttattattggacttatagcgcatttacggggttgcaactattttgctttatagtgtcaccaggaaagaaaatcatgcgacctaacgccgatctatttgtataaagtgataattggaaggtatatagtaggaaatatctataaaataatcattccatgtcgtcttttgagggcatttttggttgtaaaaatatatgtgtacgtcaccggagtctctgcaatgataattttatcacagcagtctcgcgcaagtagcaGTTCTTTACccattagttcttcacttattagtctggcgcaaagtcagacgttttccattacgatttcactacgatgtttgaccagaaggagcagtgcgcgagatatgctaatgagcagacttccctcgcttgagtttcggaagaatgttccatatcgcgctaagctgaccactgctgaccatgacaggcgtgcattggactggtacaggttggaactgaacattgaatatgctggtggtgacgctttctgatgagaagttggtcgtgactgatgcagtatccttggacttgtccacagcatcgttcaatcattgctctctgagttggcttgattctgtacttacccaaatactgagaccaaatgcctgttgactgtgctttaagagagactggcgccatgcctagtctctcttaaagcacagtcaacagacaccaaccccctcagactcagaaaccacaaacgcccaacccttcctgctaccttaatacttctggatgtcATGTATCAAATCCCACATTCAGTCAAAATTACGGTCGAGATGTCATGTTTTTAATCCCTCATATGGCCTAAATTACGGTCTAGATGTCATGTTTTTAATGCCTCATATGGCCTAAATTACGGTCTAGATGTCATGTATCAAATCCCACATTCAGTCAAAATTACGGTCGATCGAGATGTCATGTTTTTAATGCCTCATATGGCCTAAATTACGGTCTAGATGTCATGTTTTTAATGCCACATATGGCCTAAATTATGGTCTAGATGTCATGTATCAAATCCCACATTCAGTCAAAATTACGGTCGAGATGTCATGTTTTTAATCCCTCATATGGCCTAAATTACGGTCTAGATGTCATGTTTTTAATCCCTCATATGGCCTAAATTACGGTCTAGATGTCATGTTTTTAATCCCTCATATGGCCTAATTTTCGATCTAGATGTCATGTATCAACTCCTCATCATTTAGTCCTTAAACAATATATTACATCATTTAGTGCAAGCATTTTTCCTGCTTAACCTTTACATTAAATCATTAAGTGTAAATAAATTCGCGCTTAACCTATATATTACATCATTATTAGTGTAAACATTTTTTCGTTCCACTGTTCCATCCTTTGCTGTGGCAcagttatatgaaaaaaattcaaatttgtttcGACAAATAAACTATAAACATTGTAACTAAAACTAATACAATTTGGCACGAAGCCTGAATTAAGGGTATACTAACAACATTTAGCTAGAACTTCAAATCCAAAAGCattagaactcattcaaaacagAGCGAATTCAAATGTGGGTTGCAGTTCTTTTTTTTCCAGAGAACACAAGttatagccaaaatggtggtgcataTGGTCAACCCAAAGGGTACCGCCTCTTCTCTTGGAGCTGCACTTAGATGCTGATAGAATTTGGAATGAAGCCTGGATCGAGGATGTCATATTTGTATTTCCTCGACTTGTTCCTTTCTGCTATAGTTTTACTTATCTCCACCAGTTTGTGCCgaaacctgaaagaaaatattGGAGATGGCAAATGCATTTATTGACATTAATTAGGGGGTGGGTGGGGCACACCGTTCATTACTCGATGATGCAATATCAATCGTTCTCCAAGCTTCGCATTGCACGTGAGCAACAGATCCTGCGTAGGTTTTTCCGAGATTGGTTCGCTGCAAGTGGTGACATCTGGCGTTTTCAAAATCTAACTTAAACTTGCCGGGCGATAAGGCATGGTTTATCAATGCCAAAAGCCCCCACCCCTTTAAAGTTTTTGTTTATACTTCAAAGGCAATGGAACACACATTGTGGCGGCATTATTGTTTTCAAACTAAACGGACAACCTCAGATTATTTCATTCATACTTCGTTCCCTATTGTTTACGACTTACTCAGCAGCAATTATTTCAGTCCTCTCGCCGTGCAAGTACTGGACTTCGAAGTCTCCGAGGTGGTTGGTGCCTTTCATACTAAGGATCTTGACTAAGGCAATGGTTTCCAAGGTCTTGGACTTGGTCGGAAGCGCATCGACCAATTCTTTCTCGGTCAGCTTCGCTTTCTGAAAAATAAATACCCCTGTATGATGAAGATGGCTTCTTGAGAGCCAGCCTCCTTGAGCGGACCGGAAGTCTATATTTGATGAGGTGATTCCGTCCCTGCTCGAATTGGCTATCATTGCACCCGAAAGACCTAGGCCAGGCCGCGGCCAGGCCATCATTTGTATACAACTTTTAGGCCCAACAGTCACCCGAAACTTTGTGACATGGTTATAATGATACACAGCAGCGATAACGACGTCGATATAAATAGTTCCGGTCGTGCGCAATTGCAAGGAGGTTGAATGATACACTAAAATATTTTAGTTGacatatatttatattttgcgacatctatttttttaaattttagtccCTAAGTGAGTACAAGTTTGTGGTCGCAGCTATTTTCAGTCTGATTGCACTACGCAATCGCAACGTATAGTGTACAGTGACGTAACAACATGGAAGCTAACACCGGCAGAGAGATTATGCTTATTGACATGTCTACTTTGGAGAATGTCTCACGTTATCGGTCGGCGGATCCCCATTCAGATGACTCGGGTAGTTCGGGGTGAACGCGTAGTCATCATACTGTGAGAAGTTCGCCGCGGCGTGCCTTACGCTGCACTTGAAGATGATGCAGGTCACTGCCTCGATCAAGTCTTCCTTCTTTGTGAACTTTCCGTGCCCCGGGACTCCTTTCATGCCAATCCCGCCGTTTTCGAATGAAGCTGTGAGCTCCTTGGCCCACTGTTGCAGCTCTGGATCCTCAAGCACTCTCTTATTGGTCTCTGATATGCAAAATATTCAGTACTtgtttatacattgtacttgcaCATGTAATTTTAGGCCAACATATTTCTGTAGGGCTCATTTGGctcatcaaaaattaaaaaggctCGTGGTTTTTTAGTAGGCCTATTGCTTTCAAATTCTtattctttatcaattcttgatccTGGGTTGTCACCCCATGTTATTCTTGTTTCTCTTTTATCGGTAAACTATCAATTGGAAGGTATCTGTCGGGTTTTTTTCTACTAACCGTAAAAAAGATCCACGTTCTGTTCAACATATTTATAGATGGCGTTCCAAGTCAGAAGGGCGTCGTCTCTGTAAGGGTAGAAAGGCAGGGCATTTGCATCATCCACCTGCAAGAGATTCGATTTGCAACcatggtacatttgtatttacaaatattgaaaaaaatatacaaTTAAAGTATTATTCCCTCAAAGAATTTGGTATTCGCCAGTTTCTATTATATAGTAACCcgtttttctgaacgtgttcgaAGTTTTCCCACTTTGTTCAACCAGACTCtgtctttattgaaagactctggtttaacTCTTAGATATAGTGCGGGACACTGCCTCTGGAGTGTACTCGAAAGATACTCACCCCTCGTTCCTTCAAGTCGTTCAGCAGATGTCCTTCCAAGTTAAGTCGAAAATCCGGCGCCCTGAAATTAAATGCTCGTTCAGCAACCTAACATTACATGAGTGCAGTGGATTTTAATTTCGCGTAACGCTGCGATCTCGCGACAAGTCTTCTGAGAGTTTTTATAGTGTGTAGGGCCTATGTTTTGAAAATTATGTAACACTCGGCAACGAACCGGAAGTACATTACAATGTAGCTTATAATGTTTTAAAActacattttgtttgtttttgaaacaccttgatttagaatgaaccgcacttttCAGTGTAATTGCACAATGCACAGAAATGCCCAGGAGCCTACCTTGTGGCAAGAAGCTTGAAGAAGCCAACCCTCCCAATAGCAATTACACTGTCGATGGGACCACCAGGCTTAAGGAGTGTGTTCACGGCACCGCTGGAAAAAACGAATCCAAGTTTATTTTGTAAAGTGTTGTAGTGGCGAGACGAAAGGCTCTCACTTCACTAACTTTTCTTCCATCATAAGGAGTCCTATTTAGAAGTGGGACTTCATCGACGAATGAAAGAGAGAGAGTTGGAGTCCATGAAACAAAAAAAGTTATCAACCGGCCAAAAAGAAGGCGACCTCTCGTTAGATAGTACCACCAGGCTGAAGGAGTGTGGTCACGGCACCGCTGGAAAACGAATCCAAGTTTATTTTGTAAAGTGTTGTAGTGGCGAGACGAAAGGCTCTCACTTCACTAACTTTTCTTCCATCATAAGGAGTCCTATTTAGAAGTAGGACTTCATCGACGAATGAAAGAGAGAGAGTTGGAGTCCATGAAACAAAAaaagttaatatgtaaagtcaaggacttagtgagcccccctttaggtcgggggagctcccccgaacccccctacgagcatatgttaagtgcaagctctaacaactacagctgttacaatggggggacaccccccaaaccccctccgtcgacataggtttttaccagtgcgttggggaagctccccccaaaccccccccccccccccccggtggacagtcgactagcccttctgtgtcatactgctggaggggggggggggggtgcgatgggaccatccatatagttccttccgacacatttttgttttggtaatgtaatacattgtgattgtccttattcacgggaatcgggcgtttccagtgatatacgactcttaaatggattgtcctcatgcattcactttggaaacgcattttaaaatagatgttacgtcctgttaatggggcacgtcatcaggctgaaagtagtttaattattggccgctagggtgcagtatgtcgctcacccgaatttttcacgcaacttttgctaaatagagctagttctagtttgtgattcattttgatacttcagatttgggcagaagaccaatataacttagtcgtcagtgtggttttaagctggaaaaacgtatttgtttttcttaaagtgccttttttggacgggtgtgtgcgattgttttgtttttatgtcacgtgacctcgatcatgtcgacacaaaattgaaataaaccaaccttttctgtcattatttaggacggatatttctctaataaaaatattaatataattggccaatttcttaggcatatgatgtagcgaattcccatgaagatttaaatttaatttaaattataatttcaaccaatgggatagcaaccaccaccggaagatcgcggagaaatcggtaaactcaacagagttaattcagaaaaataccaaaaaaaattgtttgtaggatatacaatagttactctctttatttctcatcattcatttacattatgtactcccgcacacacgtatCAACCGGCCAAAAAGAAGGCGACCTCTCGTTAGATA is a genomic window containing:
- the LOC135488981 gene encoding uncharacterized protein LOC135488981; the protein is MMELGHVNPAFADKDTFDSTEMEEQKSGPARPYAATVNMVNTVQDDDDPASNFSEESFDPISRSALQATRRTHRTQQDLNNLVFREGAALQQNTLALVSLQDRLSHDQLLKSLLFDGERVQNNNRWLYYSCVEFQDDRGTNAILPPMMIGKACLTDQRLLLLSAERAMNASFTKYGDPKTTSGGYDVETLLTDNIHYKPIPLSSFYSIELHIASSSKSGVQIHAKPPLLCFFCSCLGCPKQWISENPNSSNDNRRVLTLGATLPPWGTRSFIRIHLNPSMPLVVARDFVSCLQCYSRNLHYGSCPPGT